The region ATTTGGGGTTCCTCACCCTACTTGACATCTATATTAGAACATTCCTCAACTCTGCTTGGAAGGTCAGTCGAGCTGAGTTCACTTCATGGAGTATGAGACTGTGCTCAAGGGGGCCTCCAGGCTCCTCTGAATCGGCCAGGGGtaagggtgggggtagggggtcaGGAGTGGGGTCCAGCAGGGAAGTTGGATAACTGAAGAGAATTCTTTAGTTCTCTGGGATTAGAAGGCCTTCTCCCATTGGCTGGTTTGGGCTGGAATCTGTGGACCCTGCAGCTCTGGGACAGAATAGATCTGCTGCGTCTGGCTTTCTCTGAGCCTGGGTTCCCTACCCCTACCCCATGCCAGCACCTCCCTTTCCAAGCCCTCAGCCTGGCCTTTTAAACCACAAAGACAGAGCAGGAAAAAGTGTCTTCCATGGATAGCCTGGAAGTGGGGTCAGGGAGCTGGGCAGGGGAAGAGGGGTTAGTAGTTAAATCTCAGAATCAGCTTGTACTTCGTCTTTCCTAACTCACAAGGTGCTAGCAAAAATACTGAAAGGATGGAAACTGAGTCATGGCTATGAAGCAATGGGAGGGTCTGATGCCTCCTGATATGGCCATTATCAGGACACTGGAGTCCTAAACCTCTATCCCTAGGGAAAGgtctggaggtgggggtgtctGACCCAGGAATTTCACTTCTCACTTACATACATACCCAAGGGAAACTTTCCTATACTTACACCAGGAGACAGTTACAAGATTGTTtacagcagcattgttcacaatagcaaAATCttgaagcaacccaaatgcccatcgacaggagaatggatgaataaacgATGGTATATTCACACAACAGAAAATTATTCAGCAGTCAAAACGAGGTACCACCACAGTGACACTCAATAGTAGGGATAAATTTTAGcaataaaatgtcatttaaaaagccCCAGAAGATTATACATAGCATGAAAATCTtttcataaagtaaaaaaaaaaaacatctaaaataaaaatatgcttttcaaaacacatatatatgacatGCAActacacaaaaaagaaaacaaagaatgatAAACACAGGACTCAGGATGGTGTTTACCTTAGGTTAGGGGAGACGAGGGGATGAAGCGGGATATTTACATACATAAGTACAGATTTCTGTAAGTGCTTCTCAAGGTTCTAGTTTTTCTGTTGGGTAGATGGTTAATAATGAcgcttaattatttaaaaaaaattagttggagCCATATATAGGCCAATGAGAGGGGGATGTCATGAACAAAGGAATATTCTCTGCACTTGAAATCCATAACGAACAGCAGCAACCCAGCCCTGGCTTTCCCATCTTCTAGGCGGGGACATTATCCCCACTAGATATaaactccaggagggcagggatttgTCGATTTGTCCACCACTGCAAACCCTGTGCTTGACACACAGTGGGCAGtaaatgagtatttgttgaataaattaatgtaagctctctgagcctcagtttactctgGATCAAAGAAAAAGTAGGTACAGGGCTAgtatggtgcctggcacagaataaagCACTTAACAAATAGGAGCCATTTGATGAGGGCTGTGTCAATCGGAAGGGATTTTCCCTAACCATAGACCCCCATGGCCTCTTAGAATAAGGAGCAAAGAGCAGCTAATGTCGTGCCCTCGGAGACACCAATGAACAGATTTCCTTATTTGAAGCTACCAACCTTTCCCCTTTACTCCTTATCAAATGTTGATAAGAACCTTATGGAGAACCGAACCCCAGCCCATTTTCTTTCACAGCAGCCTCCCCACTTAGGTAAACACCAAACTTTCAAATTAGAGGTGAGCTCTCAAAACCTgagattttacatatatttacatataattagCATACACAATATTTTCTGATAGCCTAGactcttgaaaggaaaaaaaaaagctgtgtttCCCCTTGAGGAGTGGAATCCAGCCTTCCCCAAGCCTGCTGCTTTGTACGGGtgcgttctttctttctttctttcttttttttttttgcttatttttttcaactctttcttctttttcaattgaagtatagttgatttaaaatgttgtgttaatgtcaggtgtacagcaaaatgattcagttttttatatatatataaatttattctttttcagattcttttccattagacatattacaagatattgaatatagttccctgtgctgtacagtaggcccttgctggttatctatttaatatatggtagtttgtatctaatcccaaactccaaatttatccctcccctccttcacttttggtaaccataagtttgttttctatgtctgttagtctctttctgttttgtaaataagttcagttgtgtaatttttttagattccacatatgtgatatcatgatatttgtctttctctgtctgacttccttcacttagtatgataaactctaagtccatccacgttgctgcaaatggcattatttcattcttttttatggttgagtagtatttcattgtgtgtgtgtatgtctgtgtgtgtgtatctcacatcttctttatccagtcatctgtcaacgaacatttaggttgtttccatgtcttgactgttgtaagtcatgctgctatgaacattggggtgcacatgtctttttgaattagagtctcCTTCAGAtccatgcccaggaatgggattgctggatcatatggtaagtctatttttagttttttaaggaacctccatactgttctccatatgactgcaacaatttacattcccaccaacagtgtaagagggttctgAGTGGGGTTCTTATTCATACCAGTGCTTCAGGTCACTGAGAAACCCACTGCCAGGCCACCTGGTCCACCCGCCAGCGAAGCCCAGCAAACATGGTGAGTACCAACTAGAAAGTGGAGAAAAACTCCATGCCCAGGCCCTGACCTACATAACTCTTCCTGCTCGCCTAGAAGGGACAAGTGATGCTAGGACAAGGGGTGAGAGAACACATGCATCCCTCCCGTTGGCCCACAGACCCCATCATCTAGCTACCAAGGAAGATTTGAGCAAAGGATCTGCAACGAGTCACCCAAATTCCTGAGTTGCTGAGCCTAACTCATTGGCCTATTTCAATCATATTGAAAGTGGCATAATGACAGGATACACAGAGCAGGGCTAGCCCCTCTTTTGTTCATTCCTTAATGCCATATCAGTCATCCACCCTCATTACCTACGTAGTGTCACCCTACTCAGGGAGGGGGCCTTCTGCCTACCTGGGTGACCAGTTAGGCTGCAGCCGCCCAGGGCAGAGCCAGGTAGAAGAAGAGTGAGGCCAGGATGGCTGCCATGCTCTGGGCCAGGATATAGGCTACCCCTGGAGAGGGTCAAGCCAATGGGCAGAGAATAGTGCCACAGTCAGGGCCGGATTTGTCTGGGCCTCACTGACCTCATCAAAAACCAGTGCCAGGCTCTCCACCAGCAGCTCTCCAGGCATGGGGGTGAGGGACTGTGCCTGACACGGAGCTCCCACTGAGGCACGATGCCCTAAGGACAAACCCCACAAAATTCAGGGTGTCCAGACCTTCAGCCAGCACCTGTCTCCAAAACCACTGGCTCTTCAAGTCctgggagagagggtggggaagggaaggaaagatcaggctgtctcctctcctctgctctcctactccctcctccccaccctctctctgTTCCCCTCCCCTTTAACAAACTCTCCCCACCAGGCCTCAGACTCTTCATTCTTTACCCGCTGACCCCCAAGCACCtgaagtgaaaggaaggaagaacgACTGAGGGACAGAATAAGGGGGCAGTCAGAGAATAAGGCCTCACTTGGTTGGACTGGGATTCAacagtggagaaggggaaagggcTTGGCTTCAGTGGGAGAAGGGTGGAGTCTATAGATAAAAGTCCCTCTCTGCAGGACTCTCATCTCCCAGATCAGGTCTAGGTGAGTGGGGTTGGGAGGTGAGGAGCAAGTGTTTCAGGCACCTACCCTAGAGAAAGAGGCAGCCAGAGATGAGAGCTACACTCTTGTGTCAGGGAACAACCCTCGTCTCCTTCCTTCAGCCAGTAGAGGAGCCTCATTCCTCAACCTGCCACCCCGTCCCCTAGGCAGTGCCCTCCTCAAGGGAGCCCTGGACATTTGTACTCACACATCCTCACACCTAGGTATCCACTCTCTCCAGCTGtgtcccttttctctccctctttagCCCTTTGGCCCCAGGCCTGCTGAATGAGGAGAAGGAGCTTATAACATCTTCTGTCAACCAGAGGTGCTCACAGTGAAGGGAGAGACTCATTCTTTCACTTCCTAATCATCTTTTATGAACCTGGGTTTCAGGAGCCAGAGAGGTAAAGAGGAAAGCCAAAGTGAGGATCTATCTGGAAGATAATGAGAAGAATTCCAGGGAAGGCAAGGTAAGGTCATTCCCATCCCTCACCAGAAACTGAGTCAACCAGCGGGAAGGTACCAGTGCCGAACTGGCATCTGGACCCCTGGAACTGGCAAAGGAAAGTGCCTTTGAGGAATTGCCTGGGAGTGCAGGGGATTCCTGAGGTCAGCACTCCTGGGATCACCCAGAACACACCCCatttcatctttgtcttttttgactagtttgttcacttttttttttttttttttttttgctatcacTTGACTCCGTTCTTGTACTTGGGGTTCTTTTCAGAGGTTGCCAACAAAGTTTAGTTTTAGATTCTCCACCTTTCTCTCCTCTGGCCTTAAGTAAACATACAgaaatttttgaagtttttttttccactaggAACTATGGAAATGGAGAAAAGGGATCTGTAAAATAACAAACTTGGGGTAGTTACAAATTTATCATAAGTCTTAATGGCTTGTAGTAGCAGTCATCCTGGAGTCTCATCTATCTCTACACTTGAGTGTTCTCTTGGTTTACTAACCATCAACATTTCAACCTATTTATATTCCTGGGGCTAGTGATCCTACGTTTACTACCCCCTTCAATAGAGAAGGCCCCCTCTGTGTCCCAGAGAGGTGCCATTAGGAAGCATAATCCATAATACTAGGGAGCAAGTGAGTCTACAAAGCTTAGGGAATCTTTAGGCAGAGCTCTTCATCTTGCTTCATTTCTCCACAGTGGGTCCCAAATAGTACAGCCATTTGTGAGGGTGTCCAGGACCAGCTCACTACCTTTCTGAAGCTATTCCCTAGCCAGCCCATAGCACTAGGACCTAAAGAATACCTCAGATTTGAGTTCCATGAAAATAGCTCTCTTGCTGATCGTACAGGATTGTACGAGGATCAGATGAGATAATATGCCCTAGCAATACACACATGTTAAGTTAGCTGCCTTAAATCAACATGTAAATGAACGGATTCATGAATTAATCAGACATAAACATAATTTATGATTATTAAGTATTGAACACCCTCTATAGAAATTACAATGTGGTTGAATAGCAACATGGTCCTGAGGGGCTGGGTGACCATCCATCTCTGTTTTCACCACGTGGAACCTCTATCCCAGCCCCGTACCCAGAATGCTAGGTCAGCATGTAACCCAGCTCCATTGTGTGGACAGTTTCAGTAGGACAAAGGCCCCAGCATAGCACAAGCTAGCCTAGCAGCCCCTTTGGCTAGCTCCTGAGGGccccccttctctccctttctctggttATGCTTTGCTGACTGCTGACTCCTGGCAAAGTCCAGAACAATCACCAAGCTCTGAGTGCATCATCCCTCTCCCACTCATAGTTAAGGGCTCCAGTTAGCACTTGGATCAGATCCAGGCCCCCACATGGTAGAAATGGGCTAATCCAAGAAACAGAGTAAATAGACTGGCCCATCCTGTCCTAGCCTCCTTCTCCACTTTCTTTCCTGTGGAGTCAGATACAACCCCAAGCCAGCAGACCAGTGCTCCCTATGGGTCAGGTCCTGTTCTAAGCACCTGATATGTGTTATCTCAGATACTGATATTCCCTAGGATTGCACCTTCAGTTTATTCCCTACTTACTCTAGTTTACACCCTCTCCTTGGATAACTTCACCTACATCTACCTCTCCCTTGAAATTTTTATCCATGTATCTATAGAACATTTTCGCCTGAATGTTCCATAGACTTCAACTTCAGCCTGTCCAAAACTGTACTAATTATCTTTCCCCATCCAAATATGCTTTTTCTTCTGTATCCCCTCATTAAGTGAGAAACCTATGAATCAACTTTCCTTCCAGCTTCCTCTCACTCCCATCTAACCAGTCACCAAAGTTCCATCAATTCTACCTCTTAGATAGCTGAGCCCACACCATGTCTCATGTGAGAACTCTAGTGGCCTCGGAAGCTGCTTGACCCTGTTTCTAGTTTCATCCCCTCCAATTCATTCTCTATGTTGCTGCCAGCTTTATCTTTATAAAAGTACCTGTAATTTGTCATTTCTCTGTATTCCCTTCAATAGCTCCTGAATGCCTGAAAGACATTCTTACCATGGGATACACAACTCTTCATAATCCAGCCTCAGCTTTTCCAATTGCTCTCCTTATCTCTTTAGCATGAGACTCTGGCAATATTATGCTTCTTGTTGTTCCGGAAACACCCACTCTGTTTCATAACCCAGTGCTTTAGCCTAAGCTGTTCCCTATACCTTTaatgtcttttcctcttttgtctGTCAAGTAAAATTCTATAATCTCCTAATTACTATGCCTGGAAATGTTAAGAGTTAATTACTTGTTCACTAGCAACGAGGCAGATAAATCATCAGAATGAAGATTGACTTATCAGATGGATATTCAGTCTGTAAAAGCTGGAACCAGTGATTGTTCCAGCTCTCAGGACCAAGGTGGAACCTAAGGAGAAACCCTACAGAAGCATAAACCTGAAACTTTTCTCTCATTACTACCAAAATGCAAAGTACCGACAAAGCTGGACTTTTCTGAAGGAAACGTCGCCTTCATGACTTTGCTCCTAGGCTTGAAAAGAGTAGAAACCTCTCTTCTCACATACTAAGTGGGATGAAAAGGCTGGGACAGGCTGACTCCTGGTGGAAGGAATGAGCCATTGCATGCCCAGAATGATGGTATAAAATTCCCTTTTTACTCACTCATTAGTCATTCAAAAGCAGTGAACACTTACTCTGTACTAAGGGGAACACCGAGGCCCTGAAGCACAGAGGACAATGTACTTTATCCCCATTCTTGAGAATTCACAACTTAGTGGGTGAGATAGTTGCCTCTTTAAATGTTGCCTCTTTAAGTGTTCCCTCAGCAGCACTGGGGAGAATGGGAGACCAGTTAGAAGGCCAATGCAGCAGTCCAAGGGAGAAATAATGTGATAGGGGTTTAATGACAATCACATATGTGTAGTGAGGGAGACAAAGAAGTCAGGGACTTCCAAGTTCCTGGCTGGGCAAATGTCTAGTTATGTGTTGCAGTTCAAGTCAGGTAATGTAGGCGCAGGAGGAGGAAGTTTGTGTAAGAAGGCAAAATTAGCTTTAGATATGTTACATTTGAGGTGACTGGGGTACATCCAGGTAGAAATGTCACTAGGCTGTTGGATATACAGATCTGGAACTCAGGAAAGAAATACGGGGTAGAGATTTTGAGAATTCTTCTCCAATAGGTGATTGTGGACTCCACCAGTGTAAATGGGATAGTCAAGAGAAAATACGTATATTCAAGGAGAAGACATTGGCCAAGATCTTGAGCAAACTGGGGTTCCCTCATCTACTTAACCATTTTCACTTTGCAAGCCATAGCTATGGCATCTGGGAAGTCTCTAACACTCCCTCATATAGTACTCAATCAGAGGATTCTCCTTTGCTTCCTGAGTATCCTGTCATCACTTCAGTCATAGCATGTAGTGCATCATAATGCAGCTGCCAATATTCTCATCTATCTCCTCCCACTTTGAAAGAGGGGCTGTGTTTTGTGAGAAAGAATGAAGATGGTAGGCAGCAGTCATATTATGTAGTCTTATGACAATGCAAGGGAATTTGATGCAGGtacattaaaagattaaaaaaaattttaatttaagtatagttgatttacaatgttgtgttagtttcagatgtaaagcaaaatgattcagtgatacctacatatatgcatatatacatattctagGCACATTAAAAGATTTAAGTAGAGGAGTGGcatgatcagatttgtgattttaaaaatatcactctgACTGTAGTGTGGACATTGGATTTAAAGCAGACAAATGGAAGTTGGGTGTCCATTGTAGAAGTGACCACATTACCACATTTAAAACAGGAAAGCCCCAATTCAGGACAAGGATGACAGTGGCCTTAACTAGGGACATCTCCACAGGACCAGTGGTTGGAGTTCTCCAGTAAGGGAAGAATTTTTGGTTAATATTTTAGGCTATTAAAGTCCTGAGATCACTTTTTCGAGGGAGGGGAGGACGGAGAGGGGATGCTGATACTGGGCTGGCCAGCAGAGCCTTGAGAAGTGGATAGTTTGAAAAACTTAGAAAGCAAGGATACAGAGCCTCAAGcaaatcaaaatgttaaaaatgtaggCCCTCCATAACCACCCACCTCATAACTGTTCCATTCTGAACTGAACCAAAATAGTGTTATTTGGAGAGTAAACTGAGAAAACCAAATATTGAGTCAAACCTTCCACTGCTGGccctgaaaacagaaaacaaacatttatagTATTTgcgcattttaatatttattagaacTGCCATTTACCCAGTGGTTGCTAACTGCCTATGTATTCGGGTTATTCTCTCGTTTAACTTTTACTTAAGTCTGACCGCtagacatttttctgttttacaaatgagaacacGCAGCCTCAGAGAACTgattttgcccaaagtcacacagaggTGCAGGGTTCGAATCCAATTATTATTTAACTCAAATCTATACTTTTAACTGTCTTGCTACACCATCTCTTTAAACGTCCTATTTAGTTAAAATGTGGGCAGCATTCCTCTTTGCACAAAAATTGAATAAATTGTCAACTGCGGGTGGAGTCAGAACAGAATTCACGAAAATGGCGGCTCCCTGCGGGGGTGCTGCTCCCTCACGTCATCACACTGCGCGGCAGCCTCTTGCGCACCACGTGTGAGGGGAGCAGGCGGGCAGACGGCGGGGTCTCTGCCGGGGGGCGGGCCCTGTTCATCCGTGCTGCAAGATGGCGCTGCCCTTTGCACGCTCGCTGTGCCTGTGCCGCTGGGGAGCCAAACGATTGGGAGTTGCCGCCGCGGAAGCCCGCAGAGGTAGGATTAGATCCTTTTACTCTCTTTTGCTTTCAAAATAGTTCCCGTCTGTTATTCTGGCTGGAGTCCGCTCGGAGAAACAACTCCAGCCCCTTCGACTCATTCTCCTTCCCCCATCGGCGTTGGTCTTAAGATTCCAAACCTAGGACACTCTCTGGTTTCTTTAAATACCAGGGCTTCCCCAGTCCGAGCTTTTCGGCTCCTTGGGCTGTGCATACTAAAGCGCTCCCGCTCTCGCCGGCTTGACATTCTCACTTTCCCGTGTTTCCTTGTAATCTCATGAGTGAATGTTTCACATCGGGATATGTATTTGTCCCTATTTCCGGAGATTCAGCCCACGTCATTATCCCGTCTCTTTGCTTTGCCCGCAGGCATCAGTTtcaaactggaagaaaagaccgctCACAGCAGCCTGGTACTCTTCAGAGGTGACACAGGTGTCAAATATGGCATGGTGGGATTGGAGCCCACAAAATTGGCCCTGAATGTGGAGCGATTCCGGGAGTGGGCAGTGGTGCTGGCAGACACAGCGGTCACCAGTGGCAGGCACTACTGGGAGGTGACAGTGAAGCGCTCCCAGCAATTCCGAATAGGAGTGGCAGATGTGGACATGTCCCGGGATAGCTGCATTGGTGTTGACGATCGTTCCTGGGTGTTCACCTATGCCCAGCGCAAGTGGCACACCATGTTCGCCAAAGAGAAAGCCCCTATTGAGGGCATTGGGCAGCCAGAGAAGGTGGGGCTGCTGCTGGAGTATGAGGCCCAGAAGCTGAGCCTGGTGGATGTGAGCCGGGTTGCTGTGGTCCACACACTACAGACAGATTTCCGGGGTCCAGTGGTGCCTGCCTTTGCCCTTTGGGATGGAGAGCTGCTGACCCACTCAGGGCTTGAGGTGCCTGAAGGCCTCTAGTATGTCCATTGCTGAAGTACCTAATCATGCTCTTGGCCAGTCTTCCGCTCTAAGTGTCCGAAACCTTTTAACTGTTCCCCAAGCAACCGCTAGCTCCCACAATTCAGTGTCGGGTCTTCTGTGCAATATCTTAGTCATCTTCCACTCCCTTACCCTGTGAAAGCTAGGCATACAGCcaccctctctccacccccacacTACTGCTAGTTTCCTAGGC is a window of Camelus bactrianus isolate YW-2024 breed Bactrian camel chromosome 12, ASM4877302v1, whole genome shotgun sequence DNA encoding:
- the SPRYD4 gene encoding SPRY domain-containing protein 4, producing MALPFARSLCLCRWGAKRLGVAAAEARRGISFKLEEKTAHSSLVLFRGDTGVKYGMVGLEPTKLALNVERFREWAVVLADTAVTSGRHYWEVTVKRSQQFRIGVADVDMSRDSCIGVDDRSWVFTYAQRKWHTMFAKEKAPIEGIGQPEKVGLLLEYEAQKLSLVDVSRVAVVHTLQTDFRGPVVPAFALWDGELLTHSGLEVPEGL